A genomic region of Castor canadensis chromosome 16, mCasCan1.hap1v2, whole genome shotgun sequence contains the following coding sequences:
- the Tsen34 gene encoding tRNA-splicing endonuclease subunit Sen34 isoform X1, producing MQVDVCEVTSWFHRRTVRHSEEKQRTQAERSQEGRMLVVEVANGRSLVWGAEAVQALRERLGVGGRTVGALPRGPRQNSRLGLPLLLMPEEARLLAEIGAVTLVSAPRPDPRHHGLALASFKRQQEQSFQEQSTLAAEARETRRQELLEKIAEGQAAKKQKLEQDSGTGGSQEAGGSQAAEGNETSEDAQASGEQGEKEGVVLSSPQPGPSNGVAPLPRSALLIQLATARPRPVKARPLNWRVQSKDWPHAGRPAHELRYSIYRDLWERGFFLSAAGKFGGDFLVYPGDPLRFHAHYIAQCWAPEDPIPLQDLVSAGRLGTSVRKTLLLCSPQPDGKVVYTSLQWASLQ from the exons GAGGATGTTGGTGGTGGAGGTGGCGAATGGCCGCTCGCTGGTGTGGGGGGCCGAGGCGGTGCAGGCGCTGCGGGAGCGCCTGGGCGTGGGGGGCCGCACGGTGGGCGCCCTACCCCGCGGGCCTCGCCAGAACTCGCGCCTGGGCCTCCCGCTGCTGCTCATGCCCGAAGAGGCGCGGCTCCTGGCCGAGATCGGCGCTGTGACCCTCGTCAGCGCTCCGCGTCCTGATCCTCGCCACCACGGCCTC GCTCTGGCATCGTTCAAACGCCAGCAAGAGCAGAGCTTCCAGGAGCAAAGCACGTTGGCAGCCGAGGCCCGGGAGACCCGGCGTCAGGAGCTCCTGGAGAAGATTGCAGAGGGCCAGGCTGCCAAGAAGCAGAAGCTGGAACAAGATTCAGGGACCGGCGGGAGCCAGGAGGCCGGTGGGAGCCAAGCTGCAGAAGGGAATGAGACCAGCGAGGACGCCCAGGCTTctggggagcagggggagaaggagggagtag tcctctcctctccccaaccAGGGCCTTCGAATGGGGTGGCCCCGCTGCCCAGATCCGCCCTGCTCATCCAGCTGGCCACCGCCAGGCCTCGACCTGTGAAGGCTAGACCCCTGAACTGGCGTGTCCAGTCCAAAGACTGGCCCCATGCTGGCCGTCCTGCTCATGAGCTTCGGTATAGCATCTACAGGGACCTGTGGGAGCGAGGCTTCTTCCTTAGTGCAGCTGGCAAGTTTGGCGGAGACTTTCTGGTCTATCCTG GTGACCCACTCCGTTTCCATGCCCACTACATTGCTCAGTGCTGGGCTCCTGAAGACCCCATTCCACTCCAGGACCTGGTCTCTGCTGGCCGTCTCGGAACCAGTGTCAGAAAGACACTGCTGCTTTGCTCACCTCAGCCTGATGGTAAGGTGGTCTACACTTCCCTGCAGTGGGCCAGTCTACAGTGA
- the Tsen34 gene encoding tRNA-splicing endonuclease subunit Sen34 isoform X2, translating to MLVVEVANGRSLVWGAEAVQALRERLGVGGRTVGALPRGPRQNSRLGLPLLLMPEEARLLAEIGAVTLVSAPRPDPRHHGLALASFKRQQEQSFQEQSTLAAEARETRRQELLEKIAEGQAAKKQKLEQDSGTGGSQEAGGSQAAEGNETSEDAQASGEQGEKEGVVLSSPQPGPSNGVAPLPRSALLIQLATARPRPVKARPLNWRVQSKDWPHAGRPAHELRYSIYRDLWERGFFLSAAGKFGGDFLVYPGDPLRFHAHYIAQCWAPEDPIPLQDLVSAGRLGTSVRKTLLLCSPQPDGKVVYTSLQWASLQ from the exons ATGTTGGTGGTGGAGGTGGCGAATGGCCGCTCGCTGGTGTGGGGGGCCGAGGCGGTGCAGGCGCTGCGGGAGCGCCTGGGCGTGGGGGGCCGCACGGTGGGCGCCCTACCCCGCGGGCCTCGCCAGAACTCGCGCCTGGGCCTCCCGCTGCTGCTCATGCCCGAAGAGGCGCGGCTCCTGGCCGAGATCGGCGCTGTGACCCTCGTCAGCGCTCCGCGTCCTGATCCTCGCCACCACGGCCTC GCTCTGGCATCGTTCAAACGCCAGCAAGAGCAGAGCTTCCAGGAGCAAAGCACGTTGGCAGCCGAGGCCCGGGAGACCCGGCGTCAGGAGCTCCTGGAGAAGATTGCAGAGGGCCAGGCTGCCAAGAAGCAGAAGCTGGAACAAGATTCAGGGACCGGCGGGAGCCAGGAGGCCGGTGGGAGCCAAGCTGCAGAAGGGAATGAGACCAGCGAGGACGCCCAGGCTTctggggagcagggggagaaggagggagtag tcctctcctctccccaaccAGGGCCTTCGAATGGGGTGGCCCCGCTGCCCAGATCCGCCCTGCTCATCCAGCTGGCCACCGCCAGGCCTCGACCTGTGAAGGCTAGACCCCTGAACTGGCGTGTCCAGTCCAAAGACTGGCCCCATGCTGGCCGTCCTGCTCATGAGCTTCGGTATAGCATCTACAGGGACCTGTGGGAGCGAGGCTTCTTCCTTAGTGCAGCTGGCAAGTTTGGCGGAGACTTTCTGGTCTATCCTG GTGACCCACTCCGTTTCCATGCCCACTACATTGCTCAGTGCTGGGCTCCTGAAGACCCCATTCCACTCCAGGACCTGGTCTCTGCTGGCCGTCTCGGAACCAGTGTCAGAAAGACACTGCTGCTTTGCTCACCTCAGCCTGATGGTAAGGTGGTCTACACTTCCCTGCAGTGGGCCAGTCTACAGTGA
- the Rps9 gene encoding small ribosomal subunit protein uS4, with product MPVARSWVCRKTYVTPRRPFEKSRLDQELKLIGEYGLRNKREVWRVKFTLAKIRKAARELLTLDEKDPRRLFEGNALLRRLVRIGVLDEGKMKLDYILGLKIEDFLERRLQTQVFKLGLAKSIHHARVLIRQRHIRVRKQVVNIPSFIVRLDSQKHIDFSLRSPYGGGRPGRVKRKNAKKGQGGAGAGDDEEED from the exons ATGCCGGTGGCCCGGAGCTGGGTTTGTCGCAAGACCTATGTAACCCCGCGGAGACCCTTCGAAAAATCTCGCCTTGATCAAGAACTGAAGTTGATTG GCGAGTATGGGCTCCGGAACAAACGTGAGGTCTGGAGGGTCAAGTTCACTCTGGCCAAGATCCGCAAGGCCGCTCGGGAGCTGCTGACGCTGGACGAGAAGGACCCGCGGCGTCTCTTCGAAG GCAATGCCCTGCTGCGGCGACTTGTTCGCATCGGGGTGCTGGATGAAGGCAAAATGAAGCTGGATTACATCTTGGGCCTGAAGATAGAGGATTTCTTGGAGAGGCGCCTCCAGACCCAGGTCTTCAAGTTGGGCCTAGCTAAGTCCATCCACCATGCCCGGGTGCTCATCCGTCAGCGTCATATCAG GGTCCGAAAGCAGGTAGTGAACATCCCGTCCTTCATTGTCCGCCTGGACTCCCAGAAGCACATTGACTTCTCCCTGCGATCTCCATATGGGGGTGGCCGCCCAGGCCGTGTGAAGAGGAAGAATGCCAAGAAGGGCCAGGGCGGGGCTGGAGCCGGTGATGATGAGGAGGAGGATTAA